In the genome of Rhodamnia argentea isolate NSW1041297 chromosome 3, ASM2092103v1, whole genome shotgun sequence, one region contains:
- the LOC115746548 gene encoding serine/threonine-protein kinase STY8 isoform X1: protein MRREMAGEAESEPEPRAGRYRVVADRCLRLEASQAELTEQLTELADSGESSKPDVASPPSDSESDPFGRFPGAFRGGSPYRRILESIGHAVHVCGASSRKIVYWNHSAENLYGWKDHEVIGRRVDEILVAEEHCPSLQNIMEKLRFGQSWSGQFPLKKRSGDIFMATVTKSPLYEGGELAGVITVSSDAALFNGISLDKSRANEEHANGLPKSLGLNLKKIQLQSRPQIAPIPQIASSVSNLASKVLPRRCGDNTQNLFVGGQHNAIETDDAILEKPGKLAAKLLEKLHIKSNRNPVNEGESYQQIKNAGNVPVRNPVTGEPNVATDLKASSTCEGTLHPNTMGKSPGRKTPVLAEREFIELQRGAHSPTFGETSELASSRECNECFHLRRPGNLSLKVCKKASEETAEPRDLQAFLVKDEVQKPPDGKQLHSSGKSIGSHDTSSCKSDSELSYMVDCEICWQDLQLGEEIGQGSYAVVYRGMWKGSDVAIKVYVGNEYSEDTLQDYKKEIEIMKRLRHPNVLLFMGAVYSKERPAIVTEFMPRGSLFKTLHKNNQVLDTRHRLRMALDVARGMNYLHHRNPPIVHRDLKSSNLLVDKNWTVKVGDFGLSRLKNATLLTAKSGRGTPQWMAPEVLRNEPSNEKSDVFSFGVILWELMTESIPWNNLNSVQVKVVGVVGFMDRRLDVPEGIDPGIASLIHDCWQSDPDKRPSFEVILQRMRSLVRSGAAASVRKNPGS from the exons ATGCGCAGAGAAATGGCCGGAGAAGCCGAGTCGGAGCCCGAGCCCCGGGCGGGCCGGTACCGAGTCGTGGCCGACCGATGCCTGAGGCTTGAGGCGAGCCAAGCCGAGCTCACGGAGCAACTCACCGAGCTCGCCGACTCCGGAGAGAGTTCCAAGCCCGACGTGGCGTCGCCGCCGTCGGACTCGGAGTCCGATCCCTTCGGACGATTTCCAGGAGCTTTCCGCGGAGGAAGTCCGTATCGGAGGATCCTGGAGTCGATTGGACATGCCGTTCACGTGTGCGGAGCTTCTTCGCGAAAGATCGTCTACTG GAACCACTCTGCTGAGAATCTTTATGGATGGAAAGACCATGAAGTCATTGGCCGAAGAGTTGATGAAATTCTAGTTGCTGAAGAACATTGTCCTTCTCTGCAGAATATCATGGAAAAGCTGAGGTTTGGTCAGTCATGGTCAGGTCAGTTTCCTCTTAAGAAAAGGTCTGGTGATATATTTATGGCTACAGTGACGAAAAGTCCATTATACGAGGGTGGAGAGCTTGCTGGTGTTATCACTGTTTCAAGTGATGCGGCCCTTTTTAATGGTATAAGCCTGGACAAATCAAGAGCAAATGAGGAGCATGCTAATGGCTTGCCTAAATCACTGGGTTTGAACTTGAAAAAGATTCAGTTGCAGTCACGGCCACAGATTGCACCTATACCACAAATTGCTTCCTCTGTTTCAAACCTG GCGTCCAAAGTTCTACCACGCAGATGTGGAGACAATACACAGAATCTATTTGTTGGTGGACAGCACAATGCAATAGAAACTGATGATGCTATATTAGAGAAACCTGGTAAATTA GCAGCAAAACTGTTGGAGAAACTACATATTAAAAGTAATCGGAACCCGGTAAATGAAGGTGAAAGTTACCAACAGATCAAAAACGCAGGTAATGTTCCAGTGAGAAATCCGGTGACGGGTGAGCCTAATGTCGCAACAGATTTGAAGGCATCAAGTACCTGTGAGGGAACTCTTCATCCCAATACAATGGGGAAAAGTCCTGGCAGGAAAACTCCTGTTTTAGCTGAAAGAGAATTCATTGAATTGCAAAGAGGTGCACATTCTCCCACATTCGGCGAGACTTCTGAGTTAGCATCCTCGAGGGAATGCAATGAGTGCTTTCATTTGCGTAGACCAGGAAATTTGTCACTGAAAGTGTGCAAAAAAGCCAGCGAGGAAACTGCTGAGCCAAGAGACTTGCAGGCCTTCCTGGTAAAGGATGAAGTACAAAAACCGCCTGATGGCAAACAGCTCCACAGTTCTGGAAAAAGCATTGGCAGCCACGACACATCATCATGCAAAAGTGATAGTGAGTTGAGTTATATGGTTGATTGTGAGATTTGTTGGCAAGATCTACAGCTGGGTGAAGAGATTGGGCAAG GTTCATATGCAGTAGTTTATCGCGGCATGTGGAAGGGATCG GATGTTGCTATTAAGGTCTATGTTGGGAACGAATATAGTGAAGATACTTTACAGGACTACAAGAAAGAG ATTGAAATAATGAAGAGACTGAGACATCCGAATGTTCTTCTGTTCATGGGAGCAGTCTACTCTAAGGAACGACCAGCCATTGTAACGGAATTCATGCCAAG GGGCAGTCTCTTCAAAACACTACACAAAAACAATCAAGTCTTAGACACAAGGCACCGTTTGAGAATGGCCCTTGATGtt GCCAGAGGAATGAATTATTTGCATCACAGGAATCCACCAATAGTGCATCGAGACCTCAAATCTTCTAACCTGCTCGTTGATAAAAATTGGACTGTCAAG GTTGGGGACTTTGGTCTGTCAAGGTTGAAGAATGCCACGCTGTTAACAGCCAAATCTGGAAGAGGAACT CCTCAGTGGATGGCTCCTGAAGTCCTTCGTAATGAGCCATCAAATGAAAA GTCTGATGTGTTCAGTTTCGGCGTAATCCTATGGGAATTGATGACAGAATCTATTCCATGGAACAACTTAAATTCCGTTCAGGTT AAGGTTGTTGGAGTGGTTGGCTTCATGGATAGAAGATTGGACGTGCCAGAAGGGATTGATCCTGGGATCGCATCCTTAATTCACGACTGTTGGCAGAG TGACCCGGATAAGCGGCCTTCATTCGAAGTGATCCTCCAGAGAATGAGAAGCCTAGTCCGCAGTGGCGCAGCTGCCTCTGTCCGAAAGAACCCAGGTAGCTAA
- the LOC115746548 gene encoding dual specificity protein kinase shkE isoform X3, which produces MRREMAGEAESEPEPRAGRYRVVADRCLRLEASQAELTEQLTELADSGESSKPDVASPPSDSESDPFGRFPGAFRGGSPYRRILESIGHAVHVCGASSRKIVYWNHSAENLYGWKDHEVIGRRVDEILVAEEHCPSLQNIMEKLRFGQSWSGQFPLKKRSGDIFMATVTKSPLYEGGELAGVITVSSDAALFNGISLDKSRANEEHANGLPKSLGLNLKKIQLQSRPQIAPIPQIASSVSNLASKVLPRRCGDNTQNLFVGGQHNAIETDDAILEKPGKLAAKLLEKLHIKSNRNPVNEGESYQQIKNAGNVPVRNPVTGEPNVATDLKASSTCEGTLHPNTMGKSPGRKTPVLAEREFIELQRGNLSLKVCKKASEETAEPRDLQAFLVKDEVQKPPDGKQLHSSGKSIGSHDTSSCKSDSELSYMVDCEICWQDLQLGEEIGQGSYAVVYRGMWKGSDVAIKVYVGNEYSEDTLQDYKKEIEIMKRLRHPNVLLFMGAVYSKERPAIVTEFMPRGSLFKTLHKNNQVLDTRHRLRMALDVARGMNYLHHRNPPIVHRDLKSSNLLVDKNWTVKVGDFGLSRLKNATLLTAKSGRGTPQWMAPEVLRNEPSNEKSDVFSFGVILWELMTESIPWNNLNSVQVKVVGVVGFMDRRLDVPEGIDPGIASLIHDCWQSDPDKRPSFEVILQRMRSLVRSGAAASVRKNPGS; this is translated from the exons ATGCGCAGAGAAATGGCCGGAGAAGCCGAGTCGGAGCCCGAGCCCCGGGCGGGCCGGTACCGAGTCGTGGCCGACCGATGCCTGAGGCTTGAGGCGAGCCAAGCCGAGCTCACGGAGCAACTCACCGAGCTCGCCGACTCCGGAGAGAGTTCCAAGCCCGACGTGGCGTCGCCGCCGTCGGACTCGGAGTCCGATCCCTTCGGACGATTTCCAGGAGCTTTCCGCGGAGGAAGTCCGTATCGGAGGATCCTGGAGTCGATTGGACATGCCGTTCACGTGTGCGGAGCTTCTTCGCGAAAGATCGTCTACTG GAACCACTCTGCTGAGAATCTTTATGGATGGAAAGACCATGAAGTCATTGGCCGAAGAGTTGATGAAATTCTAGTTGCTGAAGAACATTGTCCTTCTCTGCAGAATATCATGGAAAAGCTGAGGTTTGGTCAGTCATGGTCAGGTCAGTTTCCTCTTAAGAAAAGGTCTGGTGATATATTTATGGCTACAGTGACGAAAAGTCCATTATACGAGGGTGGAGAGCTTGCTGGTGTTATCACTGTTTCAAGTGATGCGGCCCTTTTTAATGGTATAAGCCTGGACAAATCAAGAGCAAATGAGGAGCATGCTAATGGCTTGCCTAAATCACTGGGTTTGAACTTGAAAAAGATTCAGTTGCAGTCACGGCCACAGATTGCACCTATACCACAAATTGCTTCCTCTGTTTCAAACCTG GCGTCCAAAGTTCTACCACGCAGATGTGGAGACAATACACAGAATCTATTTGTTGGTGGACAGCACAATGCAATAGAAACTGATGATGCTATATTAGAGAAACCTGGTAAATTA GCAGCAAAACTGTTGGAGAAACTACATATTAAAAGTAATCGGAACCCGGTAAATGAAGGTGAAAGTTACCAACAGATCAAAAACGCAGGTAATGTTCCAGTGAGAAATCCGGTGACGGGTGAGCCTAATGTCGCAACAGATTTGAAGGCATCAAGTACCTGTGAGGGAACTCTTCATCCCAATACAATGGGGAAAAGTCCTGGCAGGAAAACTCCTGTTTTAGCTGAAAGAGAATTCATTGAATTGCAAAGAG GAAATTTGTCACTGAAAGTGTGCAAAAAAGCCAGCGAGGAAACTGCTGAGCCAAGAGACTTGCAGGCCTTCCTGGTAAAGGATGAAGTACAAAAACCGCCTGATGGCAAACAGCTCCACAGTTCTGGAAAAAGCATTGGCAGCCACGACACATCATCATGCAAAAGTGATAGTGAGTTGAGTTATATGGTTGATTGTGAGATTTGTTGGCAAGATCTACAGCTGGGTGAAGAGATTGGGCAAG GTTCATATGCAGTAGTTTATCGCGGCATGTGGAAGGGATCG GATGTTGCTATTAAGGTCTATGTTGGGAACGAATATAGTGAAGATACTTTACAGGACTACAAGAAAGAG ATTGAAATAATGAAGAGACTGAGACATCCGAATGTTCTTCTGTTCATGGGAGCAGTCTACTCTAAGGAACGACCAGCCATTGTAACGGAATTCATGCCAAG GGGCAGTCTCTTCAAAACACTACACAAAAACAATCAAGTCTTAGACACAAGGCACCGTTTGAGAATGGCCCTTGATGtt GCCAGAGGAATGAATTATTTGCATCACAGGAATCCACCAATAGTGCATCGAGACCTCAAATCTTCTAACCTGCTCGTTGATAAAAATTGGACTGTCAAG GTTGGGGACTTTGGTCTGTCAAGGTTGAAGAATGCCACGCTGTTAACAGCCAAATCTGGAAGAGGAACT CCTCAGTGGATGGCTCCTGAAGTCCTTCGTAATGAGCCATCAAATGAAAA GTCTGATGTGTTCAGTTTCGGCGTAATCCTATGGGAATTGATGACAGAATCTATTCCATGGAACAACTTAAATTCCGTTCAGGTT AAGGTTGTTGGAGTGGTTGGCTTCATGGATAGAAGATTGGACGTGCCAGAAGGGATTGATCCTGGGATCGCATCCTTAATTCACGACTGTTGGCAGAG TGACCCGGATAAGCGGCCTTCATTCGAAGTGATCCTCCAGAGAATGAGAAGCCTAGTCCGCAGTGGCGCAGCTGCCTCTGTCCGAAAGAACCCAGGTAGCTAA
- the LOC115746548 gene encoding serine/threonine-protein kinase STY8 isoform X2, translating into MRREMAGEAESEPEPRAGRYRVVADRCLRLEASQAELTEQLTELADSGESSKPDVASPPSDSESDPFGRFPGAFRGGSPYRRILESIGHAVHVCGASSRKIVYWNHSAENLYGWKDHEVIGRRVDEILVAEEHCPSLQNIMEKLRFGQSWSGQFPLKKRSGDIFMATVTKSPLYEGGELAGVITVSSDAALFNGISLDKSRANEEHANGLPKSLGLNLKKIQLQSRPQIAPIPQIASSVSNLASKVLPRRCGDNTQNLFVGGQHNAIETDDAILEKPGKLAAKLLEKLHIKSNRNPVNEGESYQQIKNAGNVPVRNPVTGEPNVATDLKASSTCEGTLHPNTMGKSPGRKTPVLAEREFIELQRGAHSPTFGETSELASSRECNECFHLRRPGNLSLKVCKKASEETAEPRDLQAFLVKDEVQKPPDGKQLHSSGKSIGSHDTSSCKSDSELSYMVDCEICWQDLQLGEEIGQGSYAVVYRGMWKGSDVAIKVYVGNEYSEDTLQDYKKEIEIMKRLRHPNVLLFMGAVYSKERPAIVTEFMPRGSLFKTLHKNNQVLDTRHRLRMALDVARGMNYLHHRNPPIVHRDLKSSNLLVDKNWTVKVGDFGLSRLKNATLLTAKSGRGTPQWMAPEVLRNEPSNEKSDVFSFGVILWELMTESIPWNNLNSVQVVGVVGFMDRRLDVPEGIDPGIASLIHDCWQSDPDKRPSFEVILQRMRSLVRSGAAASVRKNPGS; encoded by the exons ATGCGCAGAGAAATGGCCGGAGAAGCCGAGTCGGAGCCCGAGCCCCGGGCGGGCCGGTACCGAGTCGTGGCCGACCGATGCCTGAGGCTTGAGGCGAGCCAAGCCGAGCTCACGGAGCAACTCACCGAGCTCGCCGACTCCGGAGAGAGTTCCAAGCCCGACGTGGCGTCGCCGCCGTCGGACTCGGAGTCCGATCCCTTCGGACGATTTCCAGGAGCTTTCCGCGGAGGAAGTCCGTATCGGAGGATCCTGGAGTCGATTGGACATGCCGTTCACGTGTGCGGAGCTTCTTCGCGAAAGATCGTCTACTG GAACCACTCTGCTGAGAATCTTTATGGATGGAAAGACCATGAAGTCATTGGCCGAAGAGTTGATGAAATTCTAGTTGCTGAAGAACATTGTCCTTCTCTGCAGAATATCATGGAAAAGCTGAGGTTTGGTCAGTCATGGTCAGGTCAGTTTCCTCTTAAGAAAAGGTCTGGTGATATATTTATGGCTACAGTGACGAAAAGTCCATTATACGAGGGTGGAGAGCTTGCTGGTGTTATCACTGTTTCAAGTGATGCGGCCCTTTTTAATGGTATAAGCCTGGACAAATCAAGAGCAAATGAGGAGCATGCTAATGGCTTGCCTAAATCACTGGGTTTGAACTTGAAAAAGATTCAGTTGCAGTCACGGCCACAGATTGCACCTATACCACAAATTGCTTCCTCTGTTTCAAACCTG GCGTCCAAAGTTCTACCACGCAGATGTGGAGACAATACACAGAATCTATTTGTTGGTGGACAGCACAATGCAATAGAAACTGATGATGCTATATTAGAGAAACCTGGTAAATTA GCAGCAAAACTGTTGGAGAAACTACATATTAAAAGTAATCGGAACCCGGTAAATGAAGGTGAAAGTTACCAACAGATCAAAAACGCAGGTAATGTTCCAGTGAGAAATCCGGTGACGGGTGAGCCTAATGTCGCAACAGATTTGAAGGCATCAAGTACCTGTGAGGGAACTCTTCATCCCAATACAATGGGGAAAAGTCCTGGCAGGAAAACTCCTGTTTTAGCTGAAAGAGAATTCATTGAATTGCAAAGAGGTGCACATTCTCCCACATTCGGCGAGACTTCTGAGTTAGCATCCTCGAGGGAATGCAATGAGTGCTTTCATTTGCGTAGACCAGGAAATTTGTCACTGAAAGTGTGCAAAAAAGCCAGCGAGGAAACTGCTGAGCCAAGAGACTTGCAGGCCTTCCTGGTAAAGGATGAAGTACAAAAACCGCCTGATGGCAAACAGCTCCACAGTTCTGGAAAAAGCATTGGCAGCCACGACACATCATCATGCAAAAGTGATAGTGAGTTGAGTTATATGGTTGATTGTGAGATTTGTTGGCAAGATCTACAGCTGGGTGAAGAGATTGGGCAAG GTTCATATGCAGTAGTTTATCGCGGCATGTGGAAGGGATCG GATGTTGCTATTAAGGTCTATGTTGGGAACGAATATAGTGAAGATACTTTACAGGACTACAAGAAAGAG ATTGAAATAATGAAGAGACTGAGACATCCGAATGTTCTTCTGTTCATGGGAGCAGTCTACTCTAAGGAACGACCAGCCATTGTAACGGAATTCATGCCAAG GGGCAGTCTCTTCAAAACACTACACAAAAACAATCAAGTCTTAGACACAAGGCACCGTTTGAGAATGGCCCTTGATGtt GCCAGAGGAATGAATTATTTGCATCACAGGAATCCACCAATAGTGCATCGAGACCTCAAATCTTCTAACCTGCTCGTTGATAAAAATTGGACTGTCAAG GTTGGGGACTTTGGTCTGTCAAGGTTGAAGAATGCCACGCTGTTAACAGCCAAATCTGGAAGAGGAACT CCTCAGTGGATGGCTCCTGAAGTCCTTCGTAATGAGCCATCAAATGAAAA GTCTGATGTGTTCAGTTTCGGCGTAATCCTATGGGAATTGATGACAGAATCTATTCCATGGAACAACTTAAATTCCGTTCAG GTTGTTGGAGTGGTTGGCTTCATGGATAGAAGATTGGACGTGCCAGAAGGGATTGATCCTGGGATCGCATCCTTAATTCACGACTGTTGGCAGAG TGACCCGGATAAGCGGCCTTCATTCGAAGTGATCCTCCAGAGAATGAGAAGCCTAGTCCGCAGTGGCGCAGCTGCCTCTGTCCGAAAGAACCCAGGTAGCTAA
- the LOC115746548 gene encoding serine/threonine-protein kinase STY8 isoform X4, which yields MRREMAGEAESEPEPRAGRYRVVADRCLRLEASQAELTEQLTELADSGESSKPDVASPPSDSESDPFGRFPGAFRGGSPYRRILESIGHAVHVCGASSRKIVYWNHSAENLYGWKDHEVIGRRVDEILVAEEHCPSLQNIMEKLRFGQSWSGQFPLKKRSGDIFMATVTKSPLYEGGELAGVITVSSDAALFNGISLDKSRANEEHANGLPKSLGLNLKKIQLQSRPQIAPIPQIASSVSNLASKVLPRRCGDNTQNLFVGGQHNAIETDDAILEKPGNVPVRNPVTGEPNVATDLKASSTCEGTLHPNTMGKSPGRKTPVLAEREFIELQRGAHSPTFGETSELASSRECNECFHLRRPGNLSLKVCKKASEETAEPRDLQAFLVKDEVQKPPDGKQLHSSGKSIGSHDTSSCKSDSELSYMVDCEICWQDLQLGEEIGQGSYAVVYRGMWKGSDVAIKVYVGNEYSEDTLQDYKKEIEIMKRLRHPNVLLFMGAVYSKERPAIVTEFMPRGSLFKTLHKNNQVLDTRHRLRMALDVARGMNYLHHRNPPIVHRDLKSSNLLVDKNWTVKVGDFGLSRLKNATLLTAKSGRGTPQWMAPEVLRNEPSNEKSDVFSFGVILWELMTESIPWNNLNSVQVKVVGVVGFMDRRLDVPEGIDPGIASLIHDCWQSDPDKRPSFEVILQRMRSLVRSGAAASVRKNPGS from the exons ATGCGCAGAGAAATGGCCGGAGAAGCCGAGTCGGAGCCCGAGCCCCGGGCGGGCCGGTACCGAGTCGTGGCCGACCGATGCCTGAGGCTTGAGGCGAGCCAAGCCGAGCTCACGGAGCAACTCACCGAGCTCGCCGACTCCGGAGAGAGTTCCAAGCCCGACGTGGCGTCGCCGCCGTCGGACTCGGAGTCCGATCCCTTCGGACGATTTCCAGGAGCTTTCCGCGGAGGAAGTCCGTATCGGAGGATCCTGGAGTCGATTGGACATGCCGTTCACGTGTGCGGAGCTTCTTCGCGAAAGATCGTCTACTG GAACCACTCTGCTGAGAATCTTTATGGATGGAAAGACCATGAAGTCATTGGCCGAAGAGTTGATGAAATTCTAGTTGCTGAAGAACATTGTCCTTCTCTGCAGAATATCATGGAAAAGCTGAGGTTTGGTCAGTCATGGTCAGGTCAGTTTCCTCTTAAGAAAAGGTCTGGTGATATATTTATGGCTACAGTGACGAAAAGTCCATTATACGAGGGTGGAGAGCTTGCTGGTGTTATCACTGTTTCAAGTGATGCGGCCCTTTTTAATGGTATAAGCCTGGACAAATCAAGAGCAAATGAGGAGCATGCTAATGGCTTGCCTAAATCACTGGGTTTGAACTTGAAAAAGATTCAGTTGCAGTCACGGCCACAGATTGCACCTATACCACAAATTGCTTCCTCTGTTTCAAACCTG GCGTCCAAAGTTCTACCACGCAGATGTGGAGACAATACACAGAATCTATTTGTTGGTGGACAGCACAATGCAATAGAAACTGATGATGCTATATTAGAGAAACCTG GTAATGTTCCAGTGAGAAATCCGGTGACGGGTGAGCCTAATGTCGCAACAGATTTGAAGGCATCAAGTACCTGTGAGGGAACTCTTCATCCCAATACAATGGGGAAAAGTCCTGGCAGGAAAACTCCTGTTTTAGCTGAAAGAGAATTCATTGAATTGCAAAGAGGTGCACATTCTCCCACATTCGGCGAGACTTCTGAGTTAGCATCCTCGAGGGAATGCAATGAGTGCTTTCATTTGCGTAGACCAGGAAATTTGTCACTGAAAGTGTGCAAAAAAGCCAGCGAGGAAACTGCTGAGCCAAGAGACTTGCAGGCCTTCCTGGTAAAGGATGAAGTACAAAAACCGCCTGATGGCAAACAGCTCCACAGTTCTGGAAAAAGCATTGGCAGCCACGACACATCATCATGCAAAAGTGATAGTGAGTTGAGTTATATGGTTGATTGTGAGATTTGTTGGCAAGATCTACAGCTGGGTGAAGAGATTGGGCAAG GTTCATATGCAGTAGTTTATCGCGGCATGTGGAAGGGATCG GATGTTGCTATTAAGGTCTATGTTGGGAACGAATATAGTGAAGATACTTTACAGGACTACAAGAAAGAG ATTGAAATAATGAAGAGACTGAGACATCCGAATGTTCTTCTGTTCATGGGAGCAGTCTACTCTAAGGAACGACCAGCCATTGTAACGGAATTCATGCCAAG GGGCAGTCTCTTCAAAACACTACACAAAAACAATCAAGTCTTAGACACAAGGCACCGTTTGAGAATGGCCCTTGATGtt GCCAGAGGAATGAATTATTTGCATCACAGGAATCCACCAATAGTGCATCGAGACCTCAAATCTTCTAACCTGCTCGTTGATAAAAATTGGACTGTCAAG GTTGGGGACTTTGGTCTGTCAAGGTTGAAGAATGCCACGCTGTTAACAGCCAAATCTGGAAGAGGAACT CCTCAGTGGATGGCTCCTGAAGTCCTTCGTAATGAGCCATCAAATGAAAA GTCTGATGTGTTCAGTTTCGGCGTAATCCTATGGGAATTGATGACAGAATCTATTCCATGGAACAACTTAAATTCCGTTCAGGTT AAGGTTGTTGGAGTGGTTGGCTTCATGGATAGAAGATTGGACGTGCCAGAAGGGATTGATCCTGGGATCGCATCCTTAATTCACGACTGTTGGCAGAG TGACCCGGATAAGCGGCCTTCATTCGAAGTGATCCTCCAGAGAATGAGAAGCCTAGTCCGCAGTGGCGCAGCTGCCTCTGTCCGAAAGAACCCAGGTAGCTAA
- the LOC115746451 gene encoding protein IQ-DOMAIN 22, producing the protein MGKASKWFRNLLGLKKTDSLPPPPAKQPPPPPNREKRRWSFVKSHRDRDRDSIHRHQRYSSCSAAAAAHSEDLAADPSKHAIAVAAASAAAAEAAVVAAHAAAEVVRLTSSGRCADSSVAYGGGTCAAVTEEVAALKIQSAFRGYLARRALRALKGLVKIQALVRGHIERKRTARLMRKMQALLRAQARARAERAQVSESSQSSSKSSHFHHPGPATPEKSEYVVRSKSSRQDQSPVLRRNGSRASGRIVEFQERAPLVRNWSDRRVEERLRDQRGISANSGHADDEKSDKILEIDPGKPSSTPKRRSPVQSSRHVLPSDQASHSYTTSKDSTVRQMVISPSSCEVQSLSPLDFSHEVEEGAFCTADNSPQFYSASSRGGGSSRRSPFTPTKSDGSRSYLSGCSDHPNYMAYTESSKAKVRSMSAPKQRPHFDKSSSTKRHSIHGFGESRSISQKVLSLHTNFVNKAYPGSGRLDRHGMPVRGDGHGYGY; encoded by the exons ATGGGCAAAGCCTCCAAGTGGTTCCGCAACCTCCTGGGCCTCAAGAAGACCGACTCGCTTCCTCCGCCACCGGCGAAGcaaccgccgccgcctcccAACAGAGAGAAGCGCAGATGGAGCTTCGTCAAGTCGCAccgagacagagacagagacagcaTCCACCGCCACCAGCGCTACAGCTCGtgctccgccgccgccgcggcgcACTCGGAGGACCTCGCCGCGGACCCGAGCAAGCACGCCATCGCCGTCGCGGCGGCCAGTGCGGCGGCCGCGGAGGCTGCGGTTGTGGCCGCGCACGCCGCGGCGGAGGTGGTGAGGCTGACGAGCAGCGGGAGATGCGCCGACAGCTCCGTGGCGTACGGCGGCGGGACCTGTGCGGCGGTCACGGAAGAGGTCGCGGCGCTCAAGATTCAGTCAGCATTCCGAGGCTACTTG GCGAGGCGAGCGCTGCGAGCATTGAAGGGATTGGTCAAGATTCAAGCGCTGGTGAGAGGGCACATCGAGAGGAAGCGAACCGCCAGACTGATGCGCAAGATGCAAGCCTTACTGCGAGCCCAGGCTCGGGCACGTGCCGAGAGGGCCCAGGTTTCCGAATCTTCACAATCGAGCAGCAAGTCCTCTCACTTTCACCACCCT GGTCCTGCAACTCCCGAAAAATCAGAGTATGTGGTTCGAAGCAAGAGTTCTAGACAGGATCAGTCGCCGGTTCTCAGG AGGAATGGTTCCAGAGCAAGTGGCAGGAttgttgaatttcaagaaagagCGCCCTTGGTCCGCAATTGGTCGGATCGTCGGGTCGAGGAGAGACTCAGGGATCAACGTGGGATTTCAGCAAACAGTGGGCATGCTGATGATGAGAAAAGTGATAAGATCCTAGAAATCGATCCGGGGAAACCCTCCTCCACACCCAAGCGACGAAGTCCTGTACAGTCGTCTCGGCACGTGTTGCCTTCAGACCAAGCGAGTCATAGCTACACGACTTCGAAAGACTCGACGGTGCGCCAGATGGTTATTAGCCCCTCTTCATGCGAAGTGCAATCTCTAAGCCCGCTGGATTTCTCTCATGAGGTGGAGGAAGGCGCATTCTGCACTGCTGATAACAGTCCCCAATTCTATTCCGCGTCTTCTAGGGGCGGTGGTAGTTCTAGGAGAAGCCCGTTCACTCCCACCAAGAGTGACGGCTCGAGAAGCTACTTAAGCGGCTGTTCGGACCACCCCAACTACATGGCTTATACTGAATCTTCAAAGGCCAAAGTCAGGTCAATGAGCGCTCCTAAACAGCGGCCTCACTTTGATAAATCTAGTTCCACGAAGAGGCATTCTATACACGGTTTCGGCGAATCAAGGTCCATCTCACAGAAGGTCTTGTCCTTGCACACGAATTTCGTGAACAAAGCATATCCGGGGTCTGGTCGCTTGGACAGGCACGGGATGCCAGTAAGAGGCGATGGGCACGGGTATGGATACTAG